Part of the Oerskovia paurometabola genome is shown below.
GTCGGGACCGTGATCGGTGTCATCCAGACCGACATGAAGCGCCTGCTCGCGTACTCGTCGATCGCGCACGCGGGCTTCCTGGTCGTGGCGCTCGTCGGGTTCGGCGAGCTGAGCGGGTTCGGCGTGCGCGCGCTGCTGTTCTACCTGCTGGCGTACGGCCTGGCGACCGTGGGAGCGTTCGCGGTCGTGACGCTCGTGCGAGAGCGCGCCCCGCAGCCCGTCGTGGTCCCCGCCGAGGCGGAGCTCGCGACGGTCGGCGCGGTGCCGGGCGCCACGGCAGCCGGGTCCGCGGGGACGTCCACCACCTCGCCCGACGGCGGAGCGGTCCTGGGCGAGGCCACGCACCTCACGGAGTGGGCCGGGCTGGGCAGGCGGAGCCCGTGGCTCGCGGGCGCGTTCGCGCTCTTCCTGCTGTCGATGGCCGGGATCCCGCTCACGGCGGGGTTCATCGCCAAGTTCACGGCGTTCCAGTCGGCCGTCGCGGTGGGCGCCTGGCCGCTCGCCCTGATCGGTGTGATCGCCTCGGCCGTCGCGGTCTTCTTCTACGTGCGGGTCATCGTGCTGATGTTCTTCACGCCCTCGCCGCGGGCCGCGTCGGACGCCGTCACGGAGCCCGGTGCAGCCGCACCGCGCGCGGACCAGGACGGCGAGCAGGTCGTCGAGGCGACAGGGGCGACAGGCGGACAGGCCCGCTCCGTGGCCGCGTTCGTGAGCCGTGTCACGGTCGTCCGGTCGGAGGGATTCACCACGATCGCCATCACGATCTGTGTGATCGGCGTCATCCTTCTCGGCGTTTTGCCGTCCTCGGTTCTCGATCTGGCCTTCGAGGCGGCTAAGTTCAGACCGTGACCACTGTGCCACCCGTCTCCACGACGGCGATCCCCCTGACCGATCCGGAGCTCGCCGCGACGCTCACCGCACGCCTCACGACCGTCGAGGCGAGGCTGAGCGACGCCGTCGCGCACTCCGACGGGCTCGCGGACTCCGCGTCCCGCCACCTCGTCAACGCCGGCGGCAAGCGCCTGCGCCCGCTCCTCGCGCTGCTGTGCGCGGAGCTGGGCGACGGCGCCAGGCCGGAGGTGGTGGAGGCGGCCGTCGTCGTCGAGCTCACCCACCTGGCCTCGCTCTACCACGACGACGTCATGGACTCCGCGCCCGTGCGCCGCGGTGCTCCGTCGGCGCACGCCGTGTGGGGCAACTCGGTCGCGATCCTCATCGGAGACCTGCTCTTCGCCCGTGCGGCGTCGACGGTCGCGGCGCTGGGGCCCGAGGCCGTCCTCATCCAGGCGCGCACCTTCGAGCGGCTGTGCCTCGGCCAGCTCCACGAGACGACGGGCCCCTCGGAGTCCGACGACCCGGTCGAGCACTACCTGGGCGTCCTCGCGGACAAGACCGCTTCGCTGCTCGCGACCTCGGCCCGGCTCGGCGCGATGTTCGGCGGTTGCGACCAGGCCGTCGTCGAGGTCGTCGCCGAGTACGGCGAGAAGCTCGGTGTCGCCTTCCAGCTCGCCGACGACGTGCTCGACCTCGCTTCCTCGGGCGCCGAGTCCGGCAAGACACCGGGCACGGACCTGCGGGAGAAGGTGCCGACCATGCCGGCGCTGCTGCTGCGCGCACGCGTCGCGGCAGGGACGGGGACCGCGGCCGACGCCGCTCTCGTCGACCTCCTGGACTCGGATCTCTCGGGGGACGAGGAGCTCGCTGCCGCGGTCGCCGCGCTGCGGGCCCACGAGGTCCTCGGGGAGACCCGGGCGCTGGCCGTCGGGTGGGCTCGCGCGGCGATCGACGAGCTCGAGCCCCTGCCGGCCGGACCGGTCAAGGAGGCGCTCGTCGCGTTCGCCCAGGCACTGGCGGACCGCGCGGCCTGAGACCTCTCGCCACCGCAGCAGCACGAACCCCTGGGGGCGGTGCGCACGACCCACGGGTCCTGCGCACCGCCCTCGGTCGTGGTGCGCGGGCGGTGGGCGGGCGGCCGGTGGCCGCGTGGGGTGCAGGGCCGTCCGGCACCGTCTCGGCTCGTGGACGTGGGCCGGACCTCCCGGGGCCCCGGCGCGACGTCCGGCAGCGCGACGTCGGGCGCTGCCGCCTGCGGAGATGCCCAGGGAAATCTACTGCCAGTTGAGAACTGGGCAGTTCTCCCCATCCAGTGGATGTCAGAGCACCCCGCTCGTGCCGCTATCCTCGAACCCGCGACGGGTAGGGGCACCTGGCAGGAACGGCCCTGGACACCGGTGGCACCACTCGCACCCACGGAGATTCTGTGACCTTCCTTTCCCGGCTCTACGACAAGCGGCGCACCGTCGCCTCGGTCGGCACCGTGTCGATCTTCTCGACGCTCCTGGTCGCGTTCGCGGTGACCTACGAGGGTCAGGCGACCGCGGACGTCGAGCTGAACGACTCCGGCGTGTGGGTCACCCGGACGTCGGGAGGTGCGCTGGGGCGGTTCAACTTCGAGTCCCAGGCGCTCGACGGCTCCCTGCTCGCGGGCTCTGCGTCGTTCGACGTGCTCCAGGACGCCGGCAGGGTGCTCCTGGTCGACGACGGCGCGGGATCGGTGAGCCCCGTCGACGTGGCGCGGCTCAAGCTCGACGGGTCCGTCCGTCCTCCGACCGGTGCGCAGGTCGCGATGGGAGGCTCCACGGTCGCGGTCCTGGACGGCAAGGAGGGCCTGCTGTGGGTCATGCCGTTCTCGGCCGCGCCAGGCTTCGACGCCGAGTCGACCGAGCCGACCGCGGAGGTCGGTGGCGACGGTGAGGTCCAGGTCTCCCAGGACGGCACGGCCTACGTCGTGGTCCCGGCGACGGGCAAGCTCACCAAGGTCGTGACCTCGCCTGCCGGGGAGGCGCAGGAGGTCACGACGACGAGCGTGCCGGTCAAGGACGGGGACGACGTCGAGGTCACGACCGTCGGCGCCGAGGCAGTGGTGCTCGACCGGACGTCCTCGCGGCTCGTGCTGCCCGGGGGCGAGACCGTCGACCTCGCGGACGGCGCGGACGCGCGGCTCCAGCAGCCGGGTGCGAAGACGCCCGACGTCGCGGTCGCGACCGCGTCCGGGCTCGTGCTGCAGCCGCTCGGCGGTGGGAAGGCCGTGACGCGGGCCGCGTCGGGGACGCCGTCGGCACCCGTGCAGCTCGGCGGGTGCACCTACGGTGCCTGGTCGCAGACCGGTCAGGTGCTCCGTGACTGCGAGGGGACGGACGACGACGTCGACCGGCGCCTGGAGGGCGTGGACCCCCAGGGGCGGCTCGAGTACCGGGTCAACCGCAAGGCGATCGTGCTGAACGACCTGGCCGCCGGCACGCTGTGGATGGCCGCCGACCAGTACGAGAAGGTCGAGGACTGGGAGCTGGTCCTGCCGGAGCAGGCCGAGGGCGAGGAGTCCGACGCCGAGCTCACGACCCCGGAGCAGGTCGACCAGTTCGTCCTCGACCGCAGCCAGCCCAACCAGCCGCCGCAGCCCCAGGACGACGTGTTCGGCGTCCGCCCCGGACGTACCACGCTCCTGCCCGTGCTGGGCAACGACGTCGACCCCGACGGTGACGTCATGACGGCGACGCTCGTGGGCGAGGGGCCCGGCAGCGCCGAGATCCAGTCGGTGCTGGGGGGTGCGGCCCTCCAGGCCGTCGTGGGCGCGGACGCGCAGAAGGGGCACTCGACGTTCCGGTACTCGGTGAGCGACGGTCGTGGCGGGGTCGCAGAGGCCGGCGTGCAGCTCCAGGTCTCGCCGTGGGGCGAGAACGCGGCGCCCGTGCAGACGGGGGAGCCGGTGCTGGTCGTCGAGCAGGGCAAGTCGGCCCAGATCAAGGTGCTCCCGTTCTTCCGGGACCCGGACGGTGACGACCTCTACCTCGCGGCCGCGTCGGCGACCTCGGCCGGCGACGAGGTGCGCTCGCGGCCGGACGGGTCGGTCGAGTTCCGCGACGGCGGCACGTCGACGGGGCGCAAGACCGTCAAGATCATGGTCGCCGACGGGCAGGGCGAGGTCTTCGAGGGCATCCTGCACGTCGACGTGTCCGGCGCCGGCCAGCTCGCGCCGGTGGCGGTCGCCGACCACGTGGTCGTCCCGGCCGGTCAGCCCGTGACCGTCGAACCCCTGCGCAACGACTACGACGCCAACGGGGACGATCTGCGCCTGACCACGGTCGCCGAGTCCGCCCCCGCCCAGATCACGCCGAACTACGACGCGGGCACGTTCCAGTTCCTCTCGAACGAGCCCCGGTCCTACGACCTGACGTACCAGGTCTCCGACGGTCCGAACGCGACGACGGGCCTGGTCCGCGTCGACGTCCTGCCGGCCTCCGCGGCCGAGGGCCCGCCCATCGTGGTCTCCGACACGGCTCTGCTGCCCTCGGGCGGGAGCACCCTCGTGGACGTGCTCGCCAACGACTCGGACCCCGCAGGCGGGGTCCTGGTGGTGCAGTCGGTCAGGGTGCCCGACGACGCGGGCGTCTCGGTCGCCGTCCTGGCCCACCAGATGCTGCGGATCACCGAGATCCGTCGCCTCGAGGCGCCCGTCACGGTCGAGTACACGGTGTCCAACGGAAACCAGTCCACGACCGGTCAGGTGCGGATCGTCCCGGTCCCGGCGCCCGTCAAGCTCCAGCCGCCGAACGCCGCGGCCGACGAGGCCACGGTGCGTGTCGGTGACGTGGTCACGATCCCGGTCCTGAAGAACGACACGCACCCCGACGGCCTCGAGCTGTTCCTCCAGGACGAGCTCGAGCAGGGGGTCGCGCCCGAGCAGGGCGAGATCTTCGCGTCCGAGGGGAACCTGCGGTTCAAGGCGGGGGCCGAGGCCGGCACCGCGTACGCGATCTACCGGGTCCGGGACAAGAACGGCCAGGAGGACTCGGCCCAGGTCACGATCCACATCCGCGACGGCGAGGAGAACTCCCCGCCGCAGCCCCTGCCGGTCCAGATGCGCGTCCTGACCGGTGCGAGCGTGCGCACGGTCGTGCCGCTCGACGGGATCGACCCCGACGGCGACTCGGTCCAGCTCACCGGGATCGCCTCCCAGGCGAGCCAGGGCAGGGCCTACGTCGAGGACGGGTACCTCGTCTACGACGCCTCCGACCAGGCGACCGGTTCCGACTCGTTCACCTACTCGGTGCAGGACGCGCGCGGTGCGGTCGCGACCGGGACGGCGCAGGTCGGGATCTCCCGACCGCCTTCGGCGAACCAGCCGCCCGTCGCGATCGACGACGAGGTCACCGTCCGGCCGAGCCGGACCGTCTCCGTCGCCGCGCTGGCCAACGACACCGACCCCGACGGCGACCAGATCGCCCTGCGCTCCGCCGGGCTCGAGGCGCCCGAGGAGCTCGACGCGGAGGTCGCGGGCGACCGCATCGTGATCACCAGCCCTGCCGAGGCAGGCTCGACCTCCTTCTACTACGGCATCGAGGACGCCTACGGTGCCCGCGCCGCGGCCTCGGTCACGGTGAACGTGGACCAGGCGGCTCCGCTGCTGGCGCCCATCGCCCGCGACGACGCCGTGCCGGTCGACTCGATCCTCGGCAAGACCAGCGTGAGCGTGCCCGTACTGGAGAACGACGACGACCCCGACGGGTCCGGGGACGAGCTCACCGTGTCCACCGACGCCGTCGGTGTGAGCGTCGACAAGGACGGCGTGCTGACGGTGCCCCTCACGCAGGAGCGCCAGGTCGTCACGTACACCGTGACCGACGTCGACGGGCTGACGTCGAAGGCCTTCGTCAAGGTGCCCGGCCTGACCGAGCAGATCCCGCAGCTGCGGCCCGGGATCGCGCCGCTCGAGGTGCATGCCGGTGAGACCCTCCCGATCGACATCACCGACTACGTCCTCGTCCTGGAAGGACGCACCCCGCGACTGACCGAGGAGTCCAAGGTGTCGGCGCTCGAAGGCACCGTCGCGGTCACGGACCCCACGAACCTGACGTACACCCCGCGGGTGGACTACGCGGGCGATGCCGCGGTGTCGTTCGAGGTCACGGACGGCAGCGGCCCCGACGACCCGGACGGGCACAAGGCCCTGCTCACGCTGCCGGTCGTGGTCCTCGCGCCGAAGAACCTCCCGCCCGTGCTCTCGGCCTCCAACGTGGACGTCGCCGCCGGGGAGGAGGCGACCGTCGACCTCGCCCGCTTCGTCGACGACCCGGACGACGACCCGGTCACCTTCAAGGCCGGCGCCGTGCCGGACGGTCTCTCGCTCTCGTTCAGCGGCACGACCGCGACCGTCCAGGCCACCCCGGCGATTCCCAAGGGCACCGTGCTCAACGTCCCGATCAGCGTGACCGACGGCGAGCACCCCCCGGTCGAGGGGCAGCTCGTGGTCAAGGTCGTGGCGTCGACCCGTCCGCTGGCCAAGGCCAACGCGGACACGGTCGACAAGGCCCACCAGGGCAAGGACGTCCCGGTGGACGTCCTGTCCAACGACTCGAACCCGTTCCCCGAGACCCCGCTCAAGGTCGTCGGCGTGCCGGTGGTCGACACGGGGTCGGGCACCGCCCAGATCTCGGGCGACAAGGTCGTCGTGACACCCAGCGACACGTTCTTCGGAGTCATGGTCGTGCGCTACCGCATCCAGGACGCGACCGGTGACCCCGACCGCGAGGTCGAGGGAAGGATCCAGGTCACCGTCCAGGGGCGTCCCGACGCGCCGTCGACTCCACGGGTCGTCGAGGTGCGTTCCAAGACGGTCGTCCTCACGTGGGACCCGCCCGCGAACAACGGTGCGGAGATCACCTCGTACACCGTGCGCTCGTCGGCGGGGGACGAGCGCACGTGCGGGACGACCACGTGCACCATCGACGGCCTGACCAACAACGTGACCTACACGTTCACGGTCGTCGCCACGAACGAGGTCAACGACTCGAACGCCTCGCCGGCCTCCGCGGAGGCGCGTCCGGACGAGAAGCCGAACCGGCCCGCACCTCCCACGCTCGAGTTCGGTGACAAGTCCATCAAGCTCGCGTGGGTCAACCAGACCTACACGGACCGCTCCCCGATCACGTGCGTCAACATCCGGATCTCCGGGCCGGGCGGGAGCGCCGACAAGACCTGCGTCGCCGGGACCACCTACGAGTGGACCGGGCTGCAGAACGGTGGGTCGTACACCTTCGAGATCCAGGCGGTCAACGCGGCCCCCGACCCGTCGGAGTGG
Proteins encoded:
- a CDS encoding polyprenyl synthetase family protein; this translates as MTTVPPVSTTAIPLTDPELAATLTARLTTVEARLSDAVAHSDGLADSASRHLVNAGGKRLRPLLALLCAELGDGARPEVVEAAVVVELTHLASLYHDDVMDSAPVRRGAPSAHAVWGNSVAILIGDLLFARAASTVAALGPEAVLIQARTFERLCLGQLHETTGPSESDDPVEHYLGVLADKTASLLATSARLGAMFGGCDQAVVEVVAEYGEKLGVAFQLADDVLDLASSGAESGKTPGTDLREKVPTMPALLLRARVAAGTGTAADAALVDLLDSDLSGDEELAAAVAALRAHEVLGETRALAVGWARAAIDELEPLPAGPVKEALVAFAQALADRAA
- a CDS encoding Ig-like domain-containing protein, producing the protein MTFLSRLYDKRRTVASVGTVSIFSTLLVAFAVTYEGQATADVELNDSGVWVTRTSGGALGRFNFESQALDGSLLAGSASFDVLQDAGRVLLVDDGAGSVSPVDVARLKLDGSVRPPTGAQVAMGGSTVAVLDGKEGLLWVMPFSAAPGFDAESTEPTAEVGGDGEVQVSQDGTAYVVVPATGKLTKVVTSPAGEAQEVTTTSVPVKDGDDVEVTTVGAEAVVLDRTSSRLVLPGGETVDLADGADARLQQPGAKTPDVAVATASGLVLQPLGGGKAVTRAASGTPSAPVQLGGCTYGAWSQTGQVLRDCEGTDDDVDRRLEGVDPQGRLEYRVNRKAIVLNDLAAGTLWMAADQYEKVEDWELVLPEQAEGEESDAELTTPEQVDQFVLDRSQPNQPPQPQDDVFGVRPGRTTLLPVLGNDVDPDGDVMTATLVGEGPGSAEIQSVLGGAALQAVVGADAQKGHSTFRYSVSDGRGGVAEAGVQLQVSPWGENAAPVQTGEPVLVVEQGKSAQIKVLPFFRDPDGDDLYLAAASATSAGDEVRSRPDGSVEFRDGGTSTGRKTVKIMVADGQGEVFEGILHVDVSGAGQLAPVAVADHVVVPAGQPVTVEPLRNDYDANGDDLRLTTVAESAPAQITPNYDAGTFQFLSNEPRSYDLTYQVSDGPNATTGLVRVDVLPASAAEGPPIVVSDTALLPSGGSTLVDVLANDSDPAGGVLVVQSVRVPDDAGVSVAVLAHQMLRITEIRRLEAPVTVEYTVSNGNQSTTGQVRIVPVPAPVKLQPPNAAADEATVRVGDVVTIPVLKNDTHPDGLELFLQDELEQGVAPEQGEIFASEGNLRFKAGAEAGTAYAIYRVRDKNGQEDSAQVTIHIRDGEENSPPQPLPVQMRVLTGASVRTVVPLDGIDPDGDSVQLTGIASQASQGRAYVEDGYLVYDASDQATGSDSFTYSVQDARGAVATGTAQVGISRPPSANQPPVAIDDEVTVRPSRTVSVAALANDTDPDGDQIALRSAGLEAPEELDAEVAGDRIVITSPAEAGSTSFYYGIEDAYGARAAASVTVNVDQAAPLLAPIARDDAVPVDSILGKTSVSVPVLENDDDPDGSGDELTVSTDAVGVSVDKDGVLTVPLTQERQVVTYTVTDVDGLTSKAFVKVPGLTEQIPQLRPGIAPLEVHAGETLPIDITDYVLVLEGRTPRLTEESKVSALEGTVAVTDPTNLTYTPRVDYAGDAAVSFEVTDGSGPDDPDGHKALLTLPVVVLAPKNLPPVLSASNVDVAAGEEATVDLARFVDDPDDDPVTFKAGAVPDGLSLSFSGTTATVQATPAIPKGTVLNVPISVTDGEHPPVEGQLVVKVVASTRPLAKANADTVDKAHQGKDVPVDVLSNDSNPFPETPLKVVGVPVVDTGSGTAQISGDKVVVTPSDTFFGVMVVRYRIQDATGDPDREVEGRIQVTVQGRPDAPSTPRVVEVRSKTVVLTWDPPANNGAEITSYTVRSSAGDERTCGTTTCTIDGLTNNVTYTFTVVATNEVNDSNASPASAEARPDEKPNRPAPPTLEFGDKSIKLAWVNQTYTDRSPITCVNIRISGPGGSADKTCVAGTTYEWTGLQNGGSYTFEIQAVNAAPDPSEWSGASRPEIPAGKPAAPAKPSAARTSLGATSQMKITWTAPDANGGPISGYTVEALRGGAVVSTASATATTATIGVPADSTDYTFRVKAHNKATVKFGEAEFSPESNPQRAFAAPGAVAGLTAKATGANGTVQLAFGNVSAAGARDGEISYEWSHNGSGWSALGANKVVSGLKNGIGYDFFVRAVVKADGGRGDGAASNKASANPYGPIPTPNVSASGGNQAVGFAWSTSGNGRDYTTTVTGAVSSGAASGNVNVPAGYSDTKEICVTVKDTEGQTAQRCAAATSDAKPARDIWTSRGSSVNNSQCGDPACAYLVLNIRNAEPNTSFSTQCWSSYGGNHAFSPTSGGFSSTALNGASQRTDGDGNWSGTMWCFHGNAGTTIWVKTNVWGDSRAAIW